CTATGATCTGATCACCACAACTATGACAGGTATGAGGTAGTAGTGTATTCAGTACACAGTAAGTAGAAAAtgcaatgaggggggggggggggggtcatttcccagccttaccccatctctctcacatttgtttcctgtctcctctcattttgccaaaaaggcaaaaaaaagacggaaaaaaatgcaatattaattcagcacttagaaaGTCAATGTAACACCTTGTAGTGTGTATCTTATCAGAGATACATGAGAGAGCACATTCGAAATGGCCATGGAAGATCCATATCCATGCCCACCATGCTCCCATACACATTAACGACTTCATGATCTGATTGCCACACCTATGACAGGTATGAGATACAGTACAACGTGCACACGTGAGAGAGTTAATTCTGTCAGTggtatacagggccgctgacagctttggccgggcccaggacaaagtcatctgaaagacatccccacacacacactcgatactTGCAATGTCATGGGGAGCCGATTCTGCCCCACCCCCCAGCCGCCTCcgttggcccgggacaactgacctctttgcccccctctgtcggcttccctggtggcgTATGAGAGAATGTATTGGACACCTGCATACTCTCTCACACGCAACCATTGTTACAGCAGTCTTATCACTGTATAGACACAGTCCCGCATTTCAAAATGAAATGCAAAGAGACTGtcagtcactacacacacacacacacacacacacacacacacacacacacacacacacacacacacacacacacacacacacacacacacacacacacacacacacacacacaccgccatcttGCTTCTGCACTGAATCAATGTTTCCAATCAATCAAGTGACATAATCACATACTTGAAAATTAAATTTAAGGACTGCCAtcacgcacatactgtatgtcagaaaAAAATGTTGTTGTGTCACTGTGCCTTTGGAATGAATCAGTGATGTATTTCCAAATGCCATTGTTTGACACAAAGGTTAATTTTGTGCATTACATTGACATTATGTTGCTTTCCTTCCTAACATCCAGCCATGTGGGTTGTTCAAATCATACGCTTCCATAGCCTAATTTAATTTAAactattttaaattatttacccACATTTTCTTTGTAAAAACCTTTTCCGAAGCAAATAATCTATTTATGTtattttcatttctctttttgaAACTGCCCAATATAGTATTTGTGACACTTGATCACGCTCAGTTAATAACACACTAGACACCATTGGTTATTCTAAAGCATACAGACTGTCCTTGATTTTTTACAGTGAATAGAGTGGACCTATGGGGACCCCTACTGGATAAGGCACTTTACTACAATTCCAAgagcacacaccaaaatacatacaatgcattgCACCACAAAAAACTATTGAGTACTCACTACTCACTGCCGTTTAATTCAAGTTATAATTCCCAAACAGTCCAACATCATTACTGCTGTGAAGAGTAGAAAAGTGTTCCGCATCTCTACTGTGCTAAACAATACTTTTCAGTAACCTAAATGTAGAAATTAATAGTTTTTCTAGAGCTAGACAGGAGCAGACAATTATGTAAATTAACTAAATTTTGTTATGAGGTAAAAagttatttcacaaaaaaaatcaaacttttccaggcactccaaaaagtatagttaaaaatgtctaaaAATGCCTATTATTATGACATatccagtagccccttaatgcacgccataggcctatacctcctgtggcacgctgtaatagacattgaaagttaactactgtagtaGGGCTgagcaatatgacgatatatatcattatcgtgaCATAAAAAtgtctatcgtgacctttctcctatatcgtttatatcgtgatagtaattttatcaattttatacaattgaatatcatttaatcacatttcatgttgtcacaatacacactataagttaatgtaactgtaaaaatgagaataaaaagatccattttataGAAAGGTTGTTTTTCtacatgaaaaaaagaagagcaaataaatagaataactgaaaacgtatgcaattgtgctatatcgtgatatatatcgttatcgtgctataaagtaatccatatcgtgatattgttttttttccatatcgcccagccctagactgtagtactacactactatgacagtgcacggggcctttagtaatagcctacattacgacttggtcattgcctttctcgtaacagctgatttataatgcagtctcttaaggggttaaggaccTTACAATTGCCCAAGTTGGGTCTTCTTCATGTCATGCCCTGAAGAATGCCCAACTGCCGCTACGCTACGCGTGGGCAGttttaaagtccttaatggacatgtcataaaaaATACTAGACATGTtcaactatactttttggagtgccttggtgaagaaaagtttttctcTTTTCAAATAACTTTGGACATTGACCCTTGAAACAAAGAGCAACCACAAGAATACTtgttttcatctttctaaagggactgactacacagtctcaccccaagtagtcaatttttgactactcaatttttgacaccccaagactgcaatttttgacgtcttgggaattccttccacgtcacattttgactatgtcctcaaaggcgcccccttgtggcagcataacgtcattgaggttaggtttaggaataggtttagggttaggccacatagtcaaaatgtgacgtggaaggaatacccaagacgtcaaaaattgccgtctggtccaaggtagtcagaaattgactacttggggtgagactgcgttgggactgagcacgcctctgacttccaaaggTTATTATgaagtagttgagtgttttcagtaacgagtgaataggcccgttgacaggcccatctgcagtaagtaaGTGATGTTACTTCAGCTCACACGGATCAGCCAACcgatctcactcatttcgtgaagtattcacgaaaaaaaaaaaaatcgtggtgcattcacgttattgcccggctttcgtaaagtcttcacgaaaataatagattcattttcacgctgcctattcacttgaattgcccgactgttgcctagcgacccactattcggtagcctaccgtcacatggtaatcaaacatttcaaacaagcaatttagggttaggtttagggtcaaggttagggttaaggttagggttaaggttagggttaaggttagggttaggtttagggttaagtagggttaaggttagggttagggttaggtttagggttaagtagggttaaggttaggtttagttttaggtttaggtttaggtttaggggacataaggcgtaagtaccgaaagggcgtagAAAGTGAGTACCGAGTGGATCAGCAGAGTCAAAGGCCTATCGATCACCCTGTTTAAGCTGACACTGGTGGACTTGAGAAACTATAGAGGCAATGCTTCTGTGAATGCCAATGAACTCTTGATGACCTTATGTATTGACTTTTCCTTTGAAGTCAAGTCAAGctgttgtcaatttctttacatgcgctggtcatacaaagaattgaaattacttttcttacttttccatgcggacagacatagacatagactctagactctaggtgtggacttAGACTATTAGACATAGAGAGTAtacgtagcctacatacattacacctagagtacctatacaatagccctacagacataaagtgcaagactgggcaacagcagacatacatagaagaGGTAGATAACTGGCACAAAAATTGAATAGAGTAGGTTGACTTTGACCTAAATGGACAGAGTGGGTAAAAGGACAATTCAACATTTGTTTTGATTAGTTGCCAAGCTGTGGATGTGTTGAAAGTACAACTACGGATTTGTTTTCATGAAAATAAAAGAATTGAAAAGAGGTCAAATGTAACACTGAGTTTTAGCTCTATAGCCATTTCTGGGAATTTTATTTTCAGGTCAGTTAGCGAGAACTGGAAAGTATGAGAAACAATGAGAAATGAAGAATGCAAGTCATGCTTACTTTACTTCCTGATCTCTGTTAATAACTCATGAACCCTGCCCACAGAGCTGCTTTGGAccggcctgggacaaaatcatctgcaaGGCCCCCCCCCTACTCAacacatagaatgtaatggggatccaattctgggccctgcccctctccctggaccagggttgccagatgaggctgatgatttccagcccaaaaaatgctcaaaacccgccaagaagcacaaaaatcccgcccaattctattgatttctatggcaaaaattgggcgggtttttctgctaaatgccattttcacccgcacacggccatcctaagcagcccaattgggcgggaaacactgccctggacctgggacaactgacacctttgcCCCCATCCGCCCCCCATTTCACGACCCTTACCCCGTCCCGTTCTCCAGACTCATTTCCTGTTGTCTCTTCACCATTCCCTCTATAAGGACACAAAACCCCAACTAATATAAGACAGCTGGGGGAGCAACGGCTCAGTGGGCTCAGCCACCATCAGTACCATTACACCAGGGCCCGGGTTTGAttcgatgtaggcctacacagtgtgcgATTTGTCgggaaaccagaaggggggatatgttttggattttaagcaatatcaatggaattacattgaactgtgataaaatcatgtagtaaaactggcgatatcaagaccagaagggaggacaatcctccccatccccccctacaaatcacaccctggaTGTACACGTATAtagtatacagttgaggacgatattattagcccccctcctgaaattagacgtCTCTCTTGATTACTTgttgagaatgaccattattaagaCATTTATGTTATGGGCTAAGCCACCCTACCATTACaccagggacccgggtttgattggATGTACACGTACGTATACAGTAGTATATATAACACAGCTGAACTTACCTGCGTCAGCGGCTTCCTGACGCCGCAGTTGATGCCCCCAATTAACACCATGTTGGGCATGAGCGGCCGGGGATGCTCCATGGTGAAGTCGTACCTCAGCAACCACACAGGGGCGCTGGTGAAGATCTCAGCCACAGTGGTGTCGGTGTGCAAGAAGCGACTGGCCACGCCATCAAACCGCGAGTAGACCACCTTGATAAATAACAAGAGCCATCAGAGATCGGAACCTGGCCACCTGTCAATGCTatgctaatgtaggcctacatggtgtgcgtgtgtgtttggcaccCTCAAGAGCATCCCTACACATTAtgggcagacacgcagacagaaaaaacagacagacagggtcactgcaatacctggcccaacccccACCAGGAGACCGGATAATAACAGACATCAGACGTAAGAGTAGAAGTATATTCATGATGTaagtactagagatgcaccggatccaagatccggttccggatccggcaggataatagggtttttcacaggatccggatccggttccaggatccaggatcctgtagccgaggcttttcagtcaaaatagtttgagccaacgtgataaaaaagggcccatgtgtgtgagtaggctatgtgtttcaaccctttcgtaggatccggtatccggttccggttccggcaggatcttaagcagtggatccggtatccggcaggatcctaaaaatcaggatccggtgcatctctagtaagtaCAACATTAGAACATGATATTCCAAAGTTGTTGCACCAGTTATTCCACCTAATCCGGTAGAGACACTCTGTGACCCCTTACAAATAAAGTATTACCAAAAAGTTTATTTGCTTGATTGAATGTAGGAGAAAAACCTCAAGATAAGAAATggaaaaccaaccaaccaaccaccccaCTAAACAACcaaccagacaaacaaacaaacaatcaagcaAACAAACCTTGCAGAGGACCGGTTCCAGGAGGGCCACCATGAAGTTGACTACGCGTGTCATGAATCCCATATTGTCTGAGCCACCGCTGAAGAATCGTGGCACGTACGACGGAGGGCTCGGACAGGCGGCTCCAACCAGGTCCAACCCGCAGGGGATGCCCCGCAGCATGTACACTGGCGGCACGGACAGGTTCTGCGCCAGGATGGCGCCGGTGGGCACCATTGGGTCCGTCAGCACAGCATCGAACTTCTGCTCCCTCAGGAACGCCACAAGCTCCTCGTTGAACAGCAAGCTCTCACAGGTGACCGCCAGGAAATTGTGCACCTCTTTCTTCCGGGTCCACTGCTCATCAATCCTCTCCAGCAGGGGTACCGTCGTGTTCATGCTTTCCAGCAGCTCGCTGTGGTGCGACTGCAGCTTGTACACATGCTCCCGTGTGTAGGGCACGGGGTAAGTGAGGGTCTGGTAGTGCTCACCGGGCCCCAGACGCATGCTGGCCTCCGGGATGACCACCGTGACCTTGTGGCCTCGGCGGCCCATCTCCTGCGCCACCGCCTTGATGCCCACCCAGTGGCTCCCGTCCATGGGCACCACCAGCAGCTTACCTGGAGGAGATGGTGGTACTCTTGGTGGCTGTGGTGTGGCTGCgcttgggggtggtggtgatggttctGTGGTCTGTCCACCAGCTTGAACTTCTACAGTGTCTTCCGGTGCATTTACTGATGCTGGCGCTGGTGTTACTGTTCCGGTTGCTGCTGGCTTTGATGGTTGTGCTGCTGCTGGCGCTTTTGCTTCCGCTGTTAGTGAGGCTTCTGcttctgcaactgctgctggCTCTGATGCTGTTGAGTCTACTACTGGTGGTGATGTTGCCGGGTCTTGAACCATGTCCTCTGCTGGTGCATCTGCTACCGTTTCTGCTGATACTACCACTTTTCctggtgctactgctgctggctgTGCTTCTGTGGCTGCTGCTGATGGATGCTCTGGTGCTGACACCACTGGCTCTGCTGGTACTGATGCTGactctgctgctggtggtggttgtgctGGTTCTTCCGTCTCTTCAGCTCCTGTTGCTGTTGCTTTGGTCATCCCATCAGCCTGGGCCGTGTCTTCTGCTGCATTTTCTGCTGGTGCTAATTCTGCTTCTTTTGctgctactggtggtggtggttttgctGATGTGATGCCAACATCTACCTGGGCCGAGTCCTCTGGCGGAGGTGTTGCTGCTGGCCCAGCTGTTTCCTGTGGAGCTGGTGCTGCTGGTTGTAATTCTGGTGCTACTGTGTTCCCACCGGCCTGGGTCGTGTCCTCTGGTACGGCCAGGCAAAGTGTGGCCGAAAGCAGGAGCAAGATTGGGAGGATAGCCCGGTAGGCCATTTCAGATTCTGTAAAATCTACTTGTGATTGAGGCTGTGCACATCTGACTACATAAGTAGACtagaactctactctactctactctagaacgagtgcaagtgtgtgcacatgtcactgagtgggtgtgtgcgtgactgtgagactgggtgtgagcgtgtgtgtctctTTAGTCGAGCAAATTCCTCAGCAGATTAAAGGAAAGCTAGACTGTAGCAATAATGTGTTGCTGGAAAAGGTTCAAATACGTACCCGACAGGCAAACAAACCTTTGAATGGCAAAGTCGCTGAGGTTGTCACAGACAGAGTGGCAATACCAAAGTGAGTGACATAGAGAAAGTTGGCACAGAATTGCTCTGGTACAAAGTCTGATCAGAGAGCCTTCTTATTGGTTAAACTCTCACCGATATGACGAAAGGGGGAGGCTCATGAGATCTTGGTCAAAGAGTAACCGCACCCCAATTTTTTTTGTGAGAAGCCGTATTCTTCTGTTCAGAAACTGGTTTGCTCACAAAGCAAACCATGCATGTTTGTCACTGTCACGTGTCAAATATTTACTGCGGCTGAAATCATAAGCCAGGGCTGGACAGGTCATCTGGCATGcaaggcatttcccggtggaccgacAGTCCTGAGGAGGCGgtactgttgctgttgttgttttccttgccattgacccacaaccagggccgctgacagctttgactgggcccgggacaaaaatctctgattgggccccccttccaccgacCATTTTTCAccattttgaaaacataacattgttctatccatgcagtctagcctacatttttttttaaaagaaacaaaattgataggattctcattcctattaataacacaagtgtagcctaagtgtaatttggcaatttgaaggcttgcacatcaaaactatgactgagaaggagtcaccgtttgctaaactgacctcaagtgacgtgtgatgacagagagcaagtgaacaggaacacacagagtgtgctgctgtgctccctccctcatcaaagcctcccccacagcaggagtagcctaacacaggaatatgtcaatttacagaaaactatgcacaacgaatctacaccgtatttctcctcacaaagttaacaggttgataatttgttaacatctgtgctaagcggagatttagcaatagcgttgcatagcgctgtttacAAAGTTGGTTGTCCTTCTCCTGGCAAACGTGCGCCGGAGAcattatcccacacaaccagagattataataggcctagaatctctggtatgattgtgtgggctcatatgcattttattcttaactgacagtcagatttgaagcacaatgttattaagctgttctggttaggaaataatgcaatgcccgttttctattgtgttcatccgtgtgcgcgtccctgcctgaaacatttgatttggaaacATATTTCCGGAGtaatgagcataggcctattcatagattcaattagatATAGGCGTAAGAAACGCACtgtaattaagccgttgtggtaatcaaaatATTCAATGcccccctgtctgtctgatattgatctccgtgtgtcttgctcacggcctcctgtgtcagtgttatgacgacggggctggaaaaagtcggccgtgtcttacctggatctgctgcaatgaaggcaaatatataagtcattgtttgaatgcaaataaagcacctttcctccctaaatcaacacatttgaagtgaccatataataattaatcccaacgttATGGGCCCCCCCttagtccagggcccgggacaaaaagcccggttGCCCACccaccctgtcggcgggccttcCCACAATTAAGAGGTCCATCTTCagtatagacagtggattcatcTAGTCAAGATATAGGACAGGggcttgtagagtagagtagagtagagtaactttattgatccccagggggaaattcacaTTGCCTATGTGTAACGGGCCGGTCTACACCAAAAATGCCCGGGACATATCTGTCCCAGTCCTGTCATCAGCTCAGGCCTTCTTCTACTTGATATCTGGTATTATTGAACTGTCACGCACTGGATTCTGTTAAGCTAAAACTGGCACAGGACTGTAGATTGAGATAAAACAGATAACAGTGACAATACTGCAAAAGCGTACCAATGTTTACAGCTTTTTttacagtactgtaggcctatatgtattacattacattacattacattacatttgttatTGCTGAAATGCAATagcctaaggcagtgtttctcaaactttttttaggcgaggcaccctttcaattcatgaaaaattgcaaggcaccccaaatcaacaagccgtaacatggcatagcatctgataccacaaaagcttagaaaagtaacacattgggaggcgtcacacaacctacattcaaagttgcagctgactggggtgacctatatttactttattgtacgtaaatggcagatgaaatggcagatgaaagattcctctGACTAGCCTTAACTTACCAATTTAGAcacatatgtatcatattacataatttatttatcagtcacgtttccacggcacccttgaggggggcccgcggcaccccagggtgccccggcacccctgttgagaaacactggcctaatgtACTGTCGGCCtatgtttattacattacattacattacatttggcagacatatCTTGTGATTCATCTTGTGAGAGGCTGTAATGAACATCAAATCCATCAAATCATCAAATCCAGCAATATGTGAGCTCTGGGCAATGGTGTCAAGGCCCTAGTACACACCTCTTCTGAGTACAAGGTTCTGTATGTACAGGAGTACAATTT
The Engraulis encrasicolus isolate BLACKSEA-1 chromosome 12, IST_EnEncr_1.0, whole genome shotgun sequence DNA segment above includes these coding regions:
- the LOC134459872 gene encoding UDP-glucuronosyltransferase 1A1-like isoform X1, which codes for MAYRAILPILLLLSATLCLAVPEDTTQAGGNTVAPELQPAAPAPQETAGPAATPPPEDSAQVDVGITSAKPPPPVAAKEAELAPAENAAEDTAQADGMTKATATGAEETEEPAQPPPAAESASVPAEPVVSAPEHPSAAATEAQPAAVAPGKVVVSAETVADAPAEDMVQDPATSPPVVDSTASEPAAVAEAEASLTAEAKAPAAAQPSKPAATGTVTPAPASVNAPEDTVEVQAGGQTTEPSPPPPSAATPQPPRVPPSPPGKLLVVPMDGSHWVGIKAVAQEMGRRGHKVTVVIPEASMRLGPGEHYQTLTYPVPYTREHVYKLQSHHSELLESMNTTVPLLERIDEQWTRKKEVHNFLAVTCESLLFNEELVAFLREQKFDAVLTDPMVPTGAILAQNLSVPPVYMLRGIPCGLDLVGAACPSPPSYVPRFFSGGSDNMGFMTRVVNFMVALLEPVLCKVVYSRFDGVASRFLHTDTTVAEIFTSAPVWLLRYDFTMEHPRPLMPNMVLIGGINCGVRKPLTQELQEFVEGSGEHGIVVFTLGSMVASMPKEKAHIFFSAFARIPQRVLWRYSGPLPDHVPDNIKVMKWLPQNDLLGHPKAKAFITHGGTHGIYEGICNGVPMVMLPLFGDQNDNVLRVASRGVGVVLSIFDVTSDALVEALDKVINDSSYQEKMKKLSAIHNDRPMEPLDLAVYWTEFVMRHKGAAHLRPAAHDLNWVQYHSLDVLGFLFIVIATVVLVTIKCCSFCIRKCCGGRLQKPKKD